From a single Rodentibacter sp. JRC1 genomic region:
- the oadA gene encoding sodium-extruding oxaloacetate decarboxylase subunit alpha, whose product MTTQHKKIAITDVVLRDAHQSLFATRMRLEDMLPIAAELDDIGYWSLEAWGGATFDSCIRFLGEDPWVRLRELKKALPKTPLQMLLRGQNLLGYRHYADDVVDRFVERAVANGMSVFRVFDAMNDPRNMQQALKAVRKQGGHAQGTLSYTTSPVHTLETWLNTTEQLLEIGIDSLVIKDMSGILTPMAAYELVSEIKKRYDVRLHLHCHATTGMAEMALLKGVEAGLDGIDTSISSMSGTYGHPATEALVATLQGTGYDTGLDVLKIEKIAAYFREVRKKYAKFEGQLRGSDSRILVAQVPGGMLTNLESQLKQQNASDKLDLVLQEIPKVREDLGYIPLVTPTSQIVGTQAVINVLMGERYKTIAKETAGILKGEYGRTPAPVNNALQARVLDGAQPITDRPADHLAPEMDKLIAEVKQLAQEKGIKLAENEIDDVLIVALFPQVGLKFLENRGNPSAFEPAPTAETLSDKTTEKPTALSTAKSSEPAVYTVELEGKAFVVKVSEGGEVTNIAPTTVPTPAPAPTTPVSAPTSSTGTPITAPMSGNIWKVVATEGQTVAEGDVLLILEAMKMETEIRAAQGGTVRGISVKTGDSVTVGDTLMTIA is encoded by the coding sequence ATGACTACTCAACATAAAAAAATTGCAATCACAGATGTCGTGTTACGCGATGCCCATCAATCGCTTTTTGCCACTCGTATGCGGCTTGAAGATATGTTGCCGATTGCTGCCGAATTAGATGATATCGGTTATTGGTCATTAGAAGCTTGGGGAGGCGCAACCTTTGATAGTTGTATCCGTTTTTTAGGCGAAGACCCTTGGGTTCGCTTGCGTGAATTGAAAAAAGCCTTACCAAAAACCCCATTGCAAATGTTATTACGCGGACAAAATTTATTAGGCTATCGTCATTATGCCGATGATGTGGTGGATCGTTTCGTTGAACGTGCCGTTGCAAACGGAATGAGCGTCTTCCGCGTATTTGATGCGATGAACGATCCCCGTAATATGCAGCAAGCCTTAAAAGCCGTTCGCAAACAAGGCGGTCATGCGCAAGGTACATTGAGTTATACCACCAGCCCGGTTCACACCTTAGAAACTTGGTTGAACACCACCGAGCAATTATTAGAAATCGGTATTGATTCTCTTGTGATTAAAGATATGTCGGGTATTTTAACGCCGATGGCGGCTTACGAATTAGTGAGTGAAATAAAAAAACGTTACGATGTTCGCTTGCATTTACACTGCCATGCCACCACAGGTATGGCGGAAATGGCGTTGTTAAAAGGGGTGGAAGCAGGGCTTGACGGCATTGATACCTCCATATCATCAATGAGCGGCACTTACGGACACCCAGCTACCGAGGCACTCGTTGCGACCTTACAAGGCACAGGTTACGATACAGGTTTAGATGTTCTGAAAATTGAGAAAATCGCGGCTTATTTCCGTGAAGTTCGTAAAAAATATGCGAAATTTGAAGGTCAATTAAGAGGTTCTGATAGCCGTATTTTGGTGGCGCAAGTGCCGGGCGGAATGTTAACTAATTTGGAAAGCCAATTAAAACAGCAAAATGCCTCCGATAAGTTAGATTTAGTATTGCAAGAAATTCCAAAAGTACGTGAAGATTTGGGCTATATTCCATTAGTTACCCCAACCTCTCAAATTGTGGGAACGCAAGCGGTGATTAATGTATTAATGGGTGAACGCTATAAAACCATTGCCAAAGAAACCGCAGGAATTTTAAAAGGCGAATATGGACGCACTCCGGCTCCGGTAAATAATGCTTTGCAGGCACGGGTACTGGATGGCGCACAGCCGATTACGGATCGCCCTGCGGATCATCTTGCACCGGAAATGGATAAACTCATTGCAGAAGTAAAACAATTAGCACAAGAAAAAGGCATTAAACTTGCTGAAAATGAAATTGATGACGTATTAATTGTTGCTTTGTTCCCACAAGTAGGTTTGAAATTCTTAGAAAATCGCGGTAATCCGTCTGCCTTTGAACCTGCTCCGACAGCCGAAACCCTGTCAGACAAAACCACGGAAAAACCGACCGCACTTTCTACGGCAAAATCCTCCGAACCGGCGGTTTATACCGTTGAATTAGAAGGCAAAGCCTTTGTGGTGAAAGTAAGCGAGGGTGGAGAGGTAACCAATATCGCCCCTACAACCGTTCCAACGCCGGCACCTGCTCCGACAACACCGGTTTCAGCACCTACATCAAGCACGGGTACACCGATAACCGCTCCAATGTCAGGAAATATTTGGAAAGTTGTCGCCACTGAAGGACAAACTGTCGCAGAAGGGGATGTATTGCTCATTCTTGAAGCAATGAAAATGGAAACCGAAATTCGTGCAGCCCAAGGCGGTACTGTGCGTGGTATTTCCGTCAAAACCGGAGATAGCGTTACTGTAGGCGATACCTTAATGACCATCGCATAA
- a CDS encoding oxaloacetate decarboxylase subunit gamma: protein MTGSELMLEGINLMFAGMGFVILFLFLLIYAVGFSSKLINRYFPESVTTPPSSPDSSTEKDNLEQLRPVIVAAIAHHRRQQGLK from the coding sequence ATGACAGGTTCCGAACTTATGCTGGAAGGAATTAATTTGATGTTTGCAGGAATGGGCTTTGTAATATTGTTTCTGTTCCTACTCATTTACGCTGTTGGTTTTTCTTCAAAACTGATTAATCGTTATTTTCCCGAGTCGGTAACAACGCCGCCCTCCTCTCCGGATTCTTCTACAGAAAAAGATAATCTTGAACAATTGCGACCGGTTATCGTTGCCGCAATTGCCCATCACCGCCGTCAACAGGGCTTAAAATAG
- a CDS encoding ATP-binding protein, producing MKNSIQLKLTLTFTALFTLVAGVAGGVSFYDTYRESYKLQDDMLVQLSNFINSPENPTALQPPHNNDARVYLHFERHRKQGDKLPPNFPQQMEDGFHTLRKDGKKYKKVNPRKEARLWYTVKNADDLYRTYVRNTPQGKIIITQENEYREKLAIRSAWHAVIPLLVLLPLVILLTIVIVRVAMKPVNRLSRKVEQRHEQNLTPLPVEKIPSEIRGFVVEINRLLGRTNDFIQQQKRFIADASHELRSPMTALSLQVEQLTRQDLSNEAGQQLNQIRQSIQRNRNLLDQLLSFARIQNNKMENYTDFNVQTIFRRVIEDLLPLAMDKNQDLGVTNEQAVNFQGLETDFYLLVKTLVDNAIRYTPHGSRIDLNVQQGKDRIIIEVEDNGNGIPPEERKRVLDPFYRILGTEQQGSGLGLAIAAEIVKNYTGTLSLLDSIHFTSGLLVRVELPY from the coding sequence ATGAAAAACTCCATTCAACTCAAACTTACCCTCACTTTCACCGCATTATTTACCTTAGTCGCCGGTGTTGCCGGTGGGGTATCCTTTTACGATACTTATCGTGAAAGCTACAAATTACAAGACGATATGCTGGTTCAGCTCTCAAATTTTATCAATTCCCCGGAAAATCCGACCGCACTTCAACCCCCGCACAATAATGATGCCCGCGTTTATCTACATTTTGAACGCCATAGAAAACAAGGCGACAAACTGCCACCTAACTTTCCACAACAAATGGAAGACGGGTTCCATACCCTCCGAAAAGACGGCAAAAAGTATAAAAAAGTCAATCCGAGAAAAGAAGCACGCCTATGGTACACCGTGAAAAACGCAGATGATTTATACCGCACTTATGTGCGCAATACGCCGCAAGGCAAAATTATTATCACGCAAGAAAATGAATACCGTGAGAAATTGGCGATTCGTAGCGCTTGGCACGCGGTGATACCGCTATTAGTGCTATTACCTCTGGTGATTTTGCTCACCATTGTTATCGTGCGCGTAGCAATGAAACCCGTAAACCGCCTTTCTCGCAAAGTGGAACAACGCCACGAGCAAAATCTCACGCCGTTACCGGTTGAAAAAATTCCAAGTGAAATTCGCGGATTTGTGGTGGAAATCAACCGTTTATTAGGGCGAACAAATGATTTTATTCAACAACAAAAACGTTTTATTGCCGATGCCTCACACGAATTGCGTAGTCCGATGACCGCGCTTTCTTTGCAAGTAGAACAACTTACTCGCCAAGACTTATCAAATGAAGCCGGACAGCAACTCAATCAAATACGACAAAGCATTCAACGTAACCGAAACTTATTGGATCAATTGCTTTCTTTCGCCCGCATTCAAAATAATAAAATGGAAAATTACACCGATTTCAACGTGCAAACTATTTTTCGCCGAGTGATTGAGGATCTGCTCCCCTTGGCAATGGATAAAAACCAAGATTTAGGTGTGACCAACGAGCAAGCGGTTAATTTTCAAGGTTTGGAAACGGATTTCTATTTACTGGTAAAAACCTTAGTGGATAACGCTATTCGTTATACACCGCATGGCAGCCGAATTGATTTGAACGTGCAACAAGGAAAAGACCGCATCATCATTGAAGTAGAAGATAACGGCAATGGCATTCCACCGGAAGAACGTAAACGTGTGCTTGACCCTTTCTACCGTATTCTCGGCACGGAACAACAAGGTTCGGGATTAGGTTTGGCTATTGCTGCGGAAATCGTAAAAAACTATACAGGCACACTCTCCTTGTTAGATAGCATTCACTTTACAAGCGGATTATTGGTGAGGGTGGAACTGCCTTACTAA
- a CDS encoding response regulator has product MRILLVEDDKMIAEAVANGLKTACYAVDWVNNGNTAEQALQTQQYDLVLLDLGLPEQDGLQLLHHLRQSKNHIPVLIVTARDDLDSRLAGLDGGADDYIIKPFDLSELLARIRAVLRRQGGQSSPLLSNGVITLNPTNYQVTLTDQTTPIELSNKEFAILQALMTRPGIIHSRADLEDKIYAWGEEVESNAIDFLIHSLRKKIGKAHIKNVRGVGWLVTKN; this is encoded by the coding sequence ATGCGAATTTTATTAGTCGAAGATGACAAAATGATCGCCGAAGCGGTTGCAAACGGCTTGAAAACAGCATGCTATGCGGTGGATTGGGTAAACAACGGCAATACTGCCGAACAAGCCTTACAAACCCAACAATATGATTTGGTTCTACTGGATTTAGGTCTACCGGAACAAGACGGCTTGCAACTGCTTCATCATTTACGTCAAAGCAAAAATCATATCCCCGTATTAATTGTTACGGCGCGCGATGATTTAGATAGCCGCCTTGCAGGGTTAGATGGCGGTGCGGATGATTATATCATCAAGCCTTTTGATTTATCGGAACTATTAGCACGCATTCGTGCCGTATTGCGCCGCCAAGGCGGGCAAAGTTCACCGCTATTAAGCAACGGCGTGATAACCCTAAATCCGACCAATTATCAGGTTACCCTTACCGATCAAACCACACCGATTGAGCTGAGCAATAAAGAATTTGCCATTCTTCAAGCCTTGATGACACGCCCCGGTATTATTCATTCCCGTGCGGATTTGGAAGACAAAATCTACGCTTGGGGGGAAGAAGTGGAAAGTAACGCCATTGATTTTTTGATCCATAGCTTACGCAAGAAAATCGGCAAAGCGCATATCAAAAATGTACGTGGTGTCGGCTGGCTGGTCACGAAAAATTAA
- a CDS encoding PepSY domain-containing protein, whose product MKKWINTLLVSAMTLGAVSVAQALSPQAQEALDKTQISAMQALSAAQNKIGSDAKVKEIEFHHTKYGKDYFQVEMFANGQKHKVDVDANNGEILGTKSKTPKKVKVQAETAEPKVTFAQAMEIAVAKTGGKVAEADFHPHKEKAFYSIETLVNRQEFVVAVDAEKGQIIDMPKKEKGKHHKHHGKGAHHNSNNEGYDERSKHHHEQGGFRQ is encoded by the coding sequence ATGAAAAAATGGATCAATACATTACTTGTCAGCGCAATGACATTAGGTGCGGTAAGTGTAGCGCAGGCTTTGTCGCCACAGGCTCAGGAAGCACTCGATAAAACACAAATTTCTGCAATGCAGGCTCTCTCTGCGGCGCAAAATAAAATCGGCTCTGACGCTAAAGTAAAAGAAATTGAATTTCATCACACAAAATACGGTAAAGATTATTTCCAAGTGGAAATGTTTGCCAACGGTCAGAAACATAAAGTTGATGTCGATGCCAATAACGGCGAGATTTTAGGCACGAAAAGCAAAACACCGAAAAAAGTAAAAGTACAAGCTGAAACGGCAGAACCGAAAGTAACCTTTGCACAAGCAATGGAGATTGCGGTTGCCAAAACCGGGGGTAAAGTGGCAGAAGCCGATTTTCATCCGCACAAAGAAAAAGCCTTCTATAGCATTGAAACTCTGGTGAACAGGCAAGAATTCGTTGTTGCCGTAGATGCGGAAAAAGGGCAAATTATCGATATGCCGAAAAAAGAAAAGGGTAAACATCATAAACATCACGGTAAAGGGGCGCACCACAATTCAAATAATGAAGGATATGACGAACGAAGTAAACATCATCACGAGCAAGGCGGATTTCGTCAATAA
- a CDS encoding DUF417 family protein, with translation MFTAFVDFVAKIVAPMQRQFINFIRIAIFIVMAWIGGLKVVQYEADGIAHFVSNSPFMSFLYEKGPNLVENDKGELVMEYTLHKNPEGKMVAKNIEWHKANGTYTASYIIGAIIVTIGVLVLLGIWNPTLGLAGGLLTFGMSIVTLSFLITTPEAWVPNLGGDMPSPNVGFPYLSGVGRLVIKDIIMMAGGLTAAAECASRYLAARKAA, from the coding sequence ATGTTTACAGCTTTTGTTGATTTTGTTGCGAAGATTGTTGCGCCAATGCAACGTCAATTTATCAATTTTATTCGCATTGCGATTTTTATCGTTATGGCTTGGATCGGCGGTTTAAAAGTTGTGCAATATGAAGCGGATGGCATTGCACATTTTGTCTCCAACAGCCCGTTTATGAGTTTTTTATATGAAAAAGGCCCTAATTTAGTGGAAAACGACAAGGGTGAATTGGTGATGGAATACACCTTACATAAAAATCCGGAAGGTAAAATGGTTGCCAAAAATATTGAATGGCACAAAGCCAACGGCACTTATACCGCCTCTTATATTATCGGTGCGATTATCGTTACCATCGGTGTATTGGTATTACTTGGTATTTGGAACCCAACACTGGGCTTAGCCGGTGGGTTGCTGACTTTCGGAATGTCTATTGTTACCCTTTCGTTTTTGATTACCACACCTGAGGCTTGGGTGCCGAATCTCGGTGGTGATATGCCAAGTCCGAACGTGGGTTTCCCTTACTTATCCGGTGTCGGGCGTTTAGTTATTAAGGATATTATTATGATGGCGGGTGGTTTAACCGCGGCAGCGGAATGTGCGAGCCGTTACTTGGCGGCAAGAAAAGCGGCGTAA
- the selA gene encoding L-seryl-tRNA(Sec) selenium transferase yields the protein MTALFQQLPSVDKLLKTPQGEQLIAEFGHSAVVEMSRTLLMMARQFIHKKNQLPEYFSHFDRTFAELRYRLRQQNLVQMKAVHNLTGTVLHTNLGRALWAKEAQNAALSAMAENVALEYDLDEGKRSHRDNYISDLLCRLTGAEAACVVNNNAAAVLLMLATFAQGKEVVISRGELIEIGGAFRIPDIMAQAGCRLVEVGTTNRTHLNDYRHAINENTAFLMKVHSSNYQICGFTSSVSEQELVELGREINLPVVADLGSGALVDLSRYGLPKEPTVQEKVAQGVDLVSFSGDKLLGGVQAGIIVGKKEWIARLQTHPLKRALRCDKAILAGLEATLRLYLNPEKLPERLPTLHLLTQSVEELEEKAERLKVRLEMRLNSQFDIQIEKSFAQIGSGSQPMERIPSIAVTLSEKTNEKLTALCVRLKLLSRPIIGRMEGGKLWLDLRSLADVETLLHTVDEL from the coding sequence ATGACCGCACTTTTTCAACAATTGCCTTCCGTTGATAAATTACTCAAAACACCACAAGGCGAGCAGCTTATTGCCGAATTTGGTCATTCCGCTGTGGTAGAAATGAGTCGAACTTTATTAATGATGGCGCGCCAATTTATTCATAAAAAGAATCAACTCCCCGAATATTTCAGCCATTTTGACCGCACTTTTGCCGAACTTAGGTATCGTTTACGGCAACAAAATCTCGTGCAAATGAAAGCGGTGCATAATCTTACCGGAACAGTGTTACACACTAATTTAGGACGCGCTTTGTGGGCGAAAGAGGCGCAAAATGCGGCATTATCCGCAATGGCTGAAAATGTTGCCTTGGAATATGATTTGGACGAAGGAAAGCGTAGCCATCGTGATAATTATATCAGCGACTTGCTATGTCGTTTAACCGGCGCGGAAGCCGCTTGTGTGGTGAACAATAATGCAGCGGCGGTATTGTTGATGTTGGCGACGTTTGCCCAAGGTAAAGAAGTGGTGATTTCACGCGGTGAATTAATTGAAATCGGCGGTGCGTTTCGGATTCCGGATATTATGGCGCAGGCGGGGTGTCGTTTGGTGGAAGTCGGCACAACCAATCGCACCCATTTGAACGATTATCGTCATGCAATCAATGAAAATACCGCCTTTTTAATGAAAGTTCACAGCAGTAATTATCAAATTTGCGGTTTTACTTCCTCCGTATCGGAACAAGAATTGGTTGAGTTGGGGCGTGAAATAAATCTTCCTGTGGTGGCGGATCTTGGCAGTGGTGCGTTGGTTGATTTAAGCCGATATGGTTTGCCGAAAGAGCCGACGGTGCAAGAAAAAGTCGCACAAGGTGTGGATTTAGTGTCTTTTTCCGGCGATAAATTGCTTGGGGGCGTACAGGCTGGGATTATTGTGGGGAAAAAAGAATGGATTGCACGGCTACAAACTCATCCTCTGAAACGCGCTTTGCGTTGCGATAAAGCGATTCTCGCAGGTTTAGAAGCCACTTTACGCTTATATTTGAACCCTGAAAAATTACCTGAACGTTTGCCAACGCTACATTTGCTCACTCAATCGGTCGAAGAGCTGGAGGAAAAGGCGGAACGACTCAAAGTGCGGTTGGAAATGCGATTAAATTCACAGTTTGATATCCAAATCGAAAAGAGTTTCGCACAAATCGGTAGTGGATCTCAGCCGATGGAACGCATTCCTTCTATCGCCGTTACGCTTTCCGAAAAAACAAATGAAAAATTGACCGCACTTTGCGTCCGTTTAAAGTTACTTTCCCGTCCGATTATCGGGCGAATGGAGGGAGGCAAATTATGGCTGGATTTACGCAGCCTTGCGGATGTTGAAACCTTATTACACACAGTGGACGAACTATGA